The following coding sequences are from one Gossypium hirsutum isolate 1008001.06 chromosome A12, Gossypium_hirsutum_v2.1, whole genome shotgun sequence window:
- the LOC107925517 gene encoding uncharacterized protein At5g01610 → MSLHLKPIPSIAFLSLILLFLVSSATGEDSPTAYEVLEQYDFPIGLLPKGVSSYELDDTTGKFSVYLNGSCSYSIDNYELKYKSTITGVISKDKLSSLSGIKVKVLFLWLSIQSVTRDDDELEFSVGVASADFAVDNFSEWPTCGCGFDCDTVNGGKNIKPNQQLISSA, encoded by the coding sequence ATGTCTCTCCACCTAAAACCCATTCCATCAATTGCATTTCTCTCTTTGATTCTTCTCTTTCTGGTCTCATCCGCCACCGGCGAGGATTCACCTACCGCTTATGAAGTCCTTGAACAATATGACTTCCCCATAGGTCTCCTTCCCAAAGGTGTATCAAGCTACGAGCTAGACGATACCACTGGCAAGTTCTCCGTCTATTTGAACGGTAGTTGCAGCTATTCAATCGACAACTACGAGCTCAAATACAAGTCTACAATAACTGGGGTCATATCCAAGGACAAGCTAAGCAGCTTGAGCGGGATCAAGGTCAAGGTCCTCTTTTTATGGCTCAGCATCCAGTCGGTAACCCGTGATGACGATGAGCTTGAATTCTCAGTTGGGGTAGCATCCGCTGATTTCGCCGTTGATAATTTCAGTGAGTGGCCTACTTGTGGATGTGGCTTCGATTGTGATACTGTTAATGGCGGAAAGAATATTAAACCCAATCAACAGCTGATATCCTCTGCTTAG
- the LOC107925513 gene encoding uncharacterized protein — MALNLTTAIPISLLLLFLFVQSPLAVTGDAPSAYDVLQGYNFPVGLLPKGVIKYDLDESTGRFHAYLDDTCSFSLEGSYQLKYKSTISGIISNNRLKDLSGISVKVFFVWLNIVEVIRDDDELEFSVGIASASFPIDNFYECPQCGCGLDCGNGRVSKLRIKSSFSSF, encoded by the coding sequence atggcTCTCAATCTCACCACCGCCATTCCTATATCTctcctcctcctcttcctctTCGTTCAATCGCCTCTCGCTGTCACTGGCGACGCACCGTCAGCTTACGATGTCCTCCAAGGCTACAACTTCCCCGTCGGTCTTCTTCCCAAAGGAGTAATAAAGTACGATTTAGACGAATCCACGGGTCGATTCCATGCCTACTTAGATGATACGTGTAGTTTCTCGTTAGAAGGGTCTTATCAACTCAAATACAAATCCACGATCAGCGGAATTATATCCAATAACAGGCTCAAAGACCTTAGTGGAATAAGCGTTAAAGTCTTTTTTGTATGGCTCAACATTGTGGAGGTTATTAGAGATGATGACGAGCTGGAGTTTTCAGTAGGGATTGCCTCTGCAAGCTTTCCGATTGATAACTTTTATGAGTGTCCGCAGTGTGGTTGTGGGTTGGATTGCGGTAATGGGAGAGTAAGCAAGCTTAGAATTAagtcttctttttcttcattttag